In a single window of the Bacillus clarus genome:
- a CDS encoding glycosyltransferase family 4 protein has product MDSQVIYAILASFITVLIVTPFVIKLAFKIGATDKPNARKVHQKIMPRLGGLAIFIGVAVGFIVSGLYEQRILSISLGAVIIVIIGILDDIYELSAKVKFGGQLLVAILIVKSGLLVQVLYIPILGDTELGLLAYPITVFWIVGITNAINLIDGLDGLSAGISSIVLATLAYMAFTSPMGTGAVIILPLALIALASTLGFLFYNFHPAKIFMGDTGALFLGYCISVLSLLGLYKSVTLFSFLVPIIILGVPVFDTTFAIIRRIVNKKPISAPDKSHLHHRLLAMGFSHRATVLIIYAFGIFFSVNAIIFTSATLWLSIILLFALIFFTEIVAEVIGLVHERYKPIISFYKKVKKRED; this is encoded by the coding sequence ATGGACTCACAAGTGATTTATGCCATCTTGGCATCTTTCATCACTGTACTCATCGTTACTCCTTTCGTTATTAAATTAGCGTTTAAAATAGGAGCAACAGATAAGCCGAACGCGCGTAAAGTACACCAAAAAATTATGCCTCGTCTAGGTGGACTGGCAATTTTCATCGGTGTAGCTGTAGGTTTTATTGTTAGTGGATTATACGAACAAAGAATATTATCAATAAGCTTAGGTGCTGTTATTATCGTTATCATCGGTATTTTAGATGATATATATGAATTATCAGCAAAGGTAAAATTCGGTGGACAACTATTAGTTGCCATACTGATTGTAAAAAGTGGATTGTTAGTACAGGTATTGTATATTCCTATTCTTGGTGATACTGAGCTTGGACTACTTGCATATCCAATTACAGTATTTTGGATTGTAGGTATTACGAATGCCATCAACTTAATTGATGGATTAGATGGATTATCGGCTGGAATTTCATCAATCGTTCTTGCAACATTAGCATATATGGCCTTTACTAGTCCTATGGGTACTGGCGCAGTTATCATCTTGCCACTGGCACTTATTGCTCTTGCAAGTACACTTGGATTTTTATTCTATAACTTCCATCCAGCAAAAATTTTCATGGGAGATACAGGAGCACTATTTTTAGGATATTGTATTTCTGTCCTATCGTTACTCGGATTATACAAAAGCGTAACGTTATTCAGCTTCCTTGTTCCGATCATCATTTTAGGTGTACCTGTATTCGATACGACCTTTGCGATTATTCGCCGTATCGTAAACAAAAAACCAATTTCTGCACCAGATAAGTCGCATTTACATCACCGTCTGCTAGCAATGGGCTTCTCTCATCGCGCAACGGTACTAATCATTTACGCATTCGGTATTTTCTTTAGTGTAAATGCAATCATCTTTACTAGTGCAACATTATGGTTATCGATTATTCTTCTATTCGCTTTAATATTCTTCACTGAAATAGTTGCCGAAGTAATCGGGCTTGTACACGAACGTTACAAACCAATTATTTCCTTCTATAAAAAAGTGAAAAAACGTGAAGACTAA
- a CDS encoding polysaccharide deacetylase family protein, which yields MVKQIFQCILIFLAITTCAPSYTQATISDSTEHHPNTQTTSLPQKIAYLTFDDGPNKYTSQILNILKQKNGKATFFVIGGKVSHYPQTMKRLTEEGHYIGLHSMSHDVKRLYTGDPSVLISEMEQTQAIVQQVTKLDTHLVRVPYGSMPYLKKNYRDALVSARYKMWDWTIDTYDWKSYDNPSAVLERVMNQSDEQVEVILMHDSSVTVKILPKVIDYLQAKGYTLLPYNPSSHLEVNFWKDTRL from the coding sequence ATGGTCAAACAAATATTTCAATGCATACTTATATTTTTAGCTATTACTACATGCGCACCGTCCTATACACAAGCAACCATTAGTGATTCAACTGAACATCATCCCAATACTCAAACTACTTCTCTCCCGCAAAAAATTGCGTACTTAACATTTGATGATGGACCAAATAAATACACATCACAAATTTTAAACATTTTAAAACAAAAAAATGGTAAGGCTACCTTTTTCGTCATCGGTGGCAAAGTATCACATTATCCCCAAACGATGAAACGTTTAACTGAAGAAGGACATTATATTGGACTTCATAGCATGTCCCATGATGTAAAGCGTTTGTATACCGGTGATCCATCTGTTTTAATTTCGGAAATGGAGCAAACTCAAGCAATCGTCCAACAAGTAACGAAATTAGATACGCACCTCGTTCGGGTTCCATATGGCAGTATGCCTTATTTAAAAAAGAATTACCGCGATGCACTTGTATCTGCTCGGTATAAAATGTGGGACTGGACAATCGATACATATGATTGGAAAAGTTACGATAATCCTTCTGCTGTATTAGAAAGAGTAATGAATCAAAGCGATGAGCAAGTAGAGGTAATTTTAATGCATGATTCTAGTGTTACAGTGAAAATTCTTCCGAAAGTAATTGATTATTTGCAAGCAAAGGGTTACACACTTCTCCCTTATAACCCCTCTTCCCATTTAGAAGTAAACTTCTGGAAAGACACCAGATTGTAA
- a CDS encoding sigma 54-interacting transcriptional regulator, with the protein MKRMDVIFDAIQKGNYSEGVTASELATLLQLDRANVSSDLNKLVKDGRLLKTGTRPVRFYIGTNATLETHSQNGTALDTFAAENTSLKIAIEKAKAAVLYPPNGMHTLLLGETGVGKSMFASLMHEYAIEVDQLPKNAPFIVFNCADYANNPQLLLGQLFGIKKGAYTGASDQKGLIEKAHEGILFLDEVHRLPPEGQEMLFTFIDRGVYRRLGETENERKAQVLIIIATTEEPNSFLLKTFTRRIPMTVTLPPLRERTYQERFALLQLFFTNEAIRLRKEIHVSPNALRAFVFYNCPNNIGQLKTDVQIACAKAYSDFVTKKRDSVRVSSTDLPWYMKEGLFIERKSRHLYQVPNETFIFTGDEGWSKHKAEGNRSSIYDYIDHKYEELQARGIEEEELELLIENDLQSFFVQYFNQMSKKTNHENVFKIVDRNIFSICEKIAALAEKHLSKTFDEKVFLALSLHVQTTLQRLQGGKQIHHPQLNQIRTKYKEAFSVAMQCIQLLEDELQITMPIDEAGFLTMFFVVDPIPTSQAEVKVLILAHGNGIATEMANVANELLGIDEVTGIDMPLHESPKDFLERVKVYMRTLQHINGLLLLVDMGSLAYIGDILETEFQIPVRVLSMTSTPHALEAARKAQLGYSLDALYETVKNLTPFYLNVQEEKKKPLTPMKSVILTACLTGEGSALAIQKMLENYLRFDKDLIEIIPISIVHEKDLTKMIENIKKERNMICIVTNFNVQVPCLTYHFQDIINYKAIPPIQELITYEETYAKMADILGQQMQRDDGALLIKTIRYSLNTIQELISLQLNPDSLMGVILHMSCMVDRLQKGESLLPHPEKEARRQEEYWIYMKVKKALQPIENTFEIQIPDDEVFYVMDFFIKNQPVKK; encoded by the coding sequence ATGAAACGAATGGATGTCATTTTTGATGCAATCCAAAAGGGGAATTACTCAGAAGGTGTAACAGCATCAGAACTCGCTACACTTCTACAGCTAGACCGAGCAAATGTAAGTAGTGATTTAAATAAACTTGTGAAAGATGGTCGTTTATTAAAAACAGGTACACGCCCTGTCCGTTTTTATATCGGTACGAATGCCACATTGGAAACGCATTCACAAAATGGTACTGCATTAGATACATTTGCAGCTGAAAATACAAGCCTCAAAATTGCAATCGAAAAAGCAAAGGCTGCTGTTCTCTATCCTCCAAATGGTATGCATACATTACTACTTGGAGAAACGGGTGTTGGGAAATCTATGTTTGCCTCTTTAATGCATGAATACGCAATTGAAGTAGATCAACTTCCAAAAAACGCACCGTTTATCGTCTTTAACTGTGCTGATTATGCAAACAATCCTCAACTCCTACTCGGGCAACTTTTCGGGATAAAGAAGGGTGCTTACACAGGTGCAAGTGATCAAAAAGGATTAATTGAAAAGGCTCATGAAGGAATTCTCTTCCTAGATGAAGTACATCGCCTTCCGCCAGAAGGACAAGAGATGCTCTTCACATTTATTGATCGCGGTGTATACCGACGTCTTGGTGAAACAGAAAATGAGCGTAAAGCACAAGTGTTAATTATTATTGCAACAACAGAAGAACCAAATTCATTTTTATTAAAAACATTTACAAGACGAATTCCGATGACTGTAACGCTTCCACCTCTTCGTGAGCGAACGTATCAGGAACGCTTTGCACTTTTACAACTATTTTTCACAAACGAAGCAATTCGTCTACGCAAAGAAATTCATGTTAGCCCGAACGCTTTGCGTGCTTTCGTCTTTTATAACTGTCCAAATAATATTGGACAACTAAAAACAGACGTACAAATTGCCTGTGCGAAAGCATATTCTGATTTCGTAACAAAGAAAAGAGATTCTGTCCGCGTTTCAAGTACTGATTTACCTTGGTATATGAAAGAAGGATTATTTATCGAAAGAAAAAGTCGCCATTTATACCAAGTACCGAATGAAACGTTTATATTTACAGGTGATGAAGGTTGGAGTAAACATAAAGCAGAAGGAAACCGCTCTTCTATTTATGATTATATCGACCATAAATATGAAGAATTACAAGCACGTGGTATTGAAGAAGAAGAATTAGAGTTACTCATAGAAAATGATCTCCAGAGCTTCTTCGTCCAATATTTTAACCAAATGTCTAAAAAGACAAATCATGAAAATGTCTTTAAAATTGTCGATCGTAATATTTTTTCTATATGCGAAAAAATTGCGGCACTAGCTGAAAAACATTTATCCAAGACTTTTGATGAAAAAGTATTTCTTGCTTTAAGTTTACATGTACAGACAACCTTACAACGTCTACAAGGCGGGAAACAAATTCATCACCCACAGCTGAATCAAATTCGTACGAAATATAAAGAAGCTTTTTCTGTAGCTATGCAATGTATTCAGCTTTTAGAGGATGAATTACAAATAACAATGCCAATTGATGAAGCTGGATTTTTAACGATGTTTTTCGTCGTTGATCCAATCCCAACCTCACAAGCGGAAGTAAAAGTATTAATATTAGCTCACGGCAATGGTATTGCGACAGAAATGGCGAATGTGGCGAACGAATTACTCGGTATCGATGAAGTAACTGGAATTGATATGCCGCTTCACGAATCACCGAAAGATTTCTTAGAACGAGTGAAAGTATATATGAGAACGCTCCAACATATAAATGGACTTCTCTTACTTGTTGATATGGGGTCACTCGCTTATATCGGGGATATATTAGAAACAGAGTTCCAAATTCCAGTGCGCGTCCTATCTATGACAAGTACACCGCATGCATTAGAAGCTGCGCGTAAAGCTCAGCTTGGCTACTCATTAGATGCATTATATGAAACAGTAAAGAACTTAACACCGTTCTATTTAAACGTACAAGAAGAAAAGAAAAAGCCGCTTACTCCGATGAAATCCGTCATCTTAACAGCTTGCTTAACCGGTGAGGGGAGCGCTTTAGCTATTCAAAAAATGTTAGAAAATTATTTACGATTCGATAAAGACTTAATTGAAATTATTCCAATTAGTATCGTTCATGAAAAAGATTTAACAAAAATGATCGAGAACATAAAGAAAGAACGTAATATGATTTGTATTGTCACAAACTTTAACGTACAAGTACCGTGTTTAACGTATCATTTCCAAGATATTATAAACTATAAAGCGATTCCGCCAATTCAAGAATTAATTACGTATGAAGAAACATATGCAAAAATGGCTGACATTCTCGGACAACAAATGCAACGGGATGATGGGGCATTACTCATCAAAACGATTCGCTACTCATTAAACACAATTCAAGAACTTATTTCCTTACAGCTGAATCCAGACAGTTTAATGGGAGTTATTTTACACATGAGCTGTATGGTTGATCGTCTTCAAAAGGGGGAAAGCCTTCTTCCTCATCCTGAAAAAGAGGCTCGTAGGCAAGAGGAATATTGGATATATATGAAAGTCAAAAAAGCATTGCAGCCAATTGAAAATACGTTTGAAATACAGATTCCAGATGACGAAGTATTTTATGTAATGGACTTCTTCATAAAGAATCAACCTGTTAAAAAGTAA
- a CDS encoding CHRD domain-containing protein produces MTTHFFAKLSGLREIPPVNTKAYGVTELIFNEDLTKLHYRVILKNIKKVTSCQIHLGKKDQTGPVVLFLYGPLQQGISVNEGIITGVATFEDLEGPMQGRSFEDLIKEIQQANTYVNVHTKPFKKGEIRGRIQIVRK; encoded by the coding sequence ATGACAACACATTTCTTTGCTAAGTTGAGTGGGTTGAGAGAAATACCTCCTGTAAATACAAAAGCTTATGGTGTAACAGAGCTTATTTTTAATGAGGATTTAACGAAATTACATTATAGAGTTATATTGAAAAATATTAAGAAAGTTACATCTTGTCAAATTCATTTAGGGAAAAAGGATCAAACTGGGCCAGTCGTTTTGTTTTTATATGGTCCTTTGCAACAGGGGATTAGTGTGAATGAAGGAATCATTACAGGTGTAGCGACTTTTGAAGATTTAGAAGGGCCGATGCAAGGAAGGTCATTTGAGGACTTAATAAAGGAAATACAGCAAGCAAATACGTATGTAAATGTTCATACAAAGCCGTTTAAAAAAGGCGAAATAAGAGGTAGAATACAGATTGTACGAAAGTAA